The Paenarthrobacter aurescens region AGCCGGGACTTCGCAGCGAACCGTTTGGCGCATCATCACAACCGCTGACCGACGGCAGTCCGCGATTCACTGGAACAGGTGCCGCAATGCATTCGATAGTGATTGCAGTCACATTGGCAAAGCATGTGGAGCTGATGTGGACACATCACAATCAGGAGGAACCATGGGTAATGACGCCCAGCCCCAGGACGCAACCGCGTCCGTGGACTTCCAGGAAGTCCAACAAACGGAAAGGTTCAAGACACTGCGCAAGCGGCATCGCAGCTTTGTCTTCCCCATGGCAGTGGTATTCCTGCTCTGGTATTTCGCCTACGTTCTTTTGGCCGACTACGCAGTGGGCTTCATGTCCATCAAAGTGTGGGGCAACATCAACGTCGGCCTGATACTGGGCCTGCTGCAGTTCGTCACCACCTTTGGCATTACGGCATGGTACGTGAGCTACTCCAACAGGAAGCTGGACCCGATCGCTGCTGAAATCCGCAACGAGATTGAGGGCCACGAATTCGATAAGGACGGCAATGTGAACAGCGGGGCAGCCAAATGAACACCATGGTCCCCACAGCGGTCAATGTTGAAGCCCTCAAAGACACAACCCTGCTCAACATGGGCATCTTCGCCCTCTTCGTAGCGGTCACCATGGTGATCGTGTTCCGTGCGAGCAGGAACAACAAAACGGCGGCTGATTACTATGCAGCAGGGCGGTCATTCACAGGTTCCCAGAACGGCACGGCCATTGCCGGAGACTACCTTTCGGCAGCGTCCTTCCTGGGCATTACCGGTGCCATTGCCATCAACGGCTACGACGGGTTCCTGTACTCCATAGGCTTCCTTGTTGCCTGGCTTGTGGCCCTGCTCCTGGTGGCTGAACTGCTCCGCAACACCGGCAAGTTCACCATGGCGGACGTTCTGTCCTTCCGCCTTCGCCAGCGGCCCGTCCGGATTGCGGCGGCGCTGTCCACCTTGGCGGTCTGCTTCTTCTACCTGCTGGCCCAAATGGCGGGTGCAGGCAGCCTGATTTCGCTCCTGTTGGGCATCAGCGACTGGGGCGGTCAGGCACTGGTGATCATCGTCGTCGGCGCCCTGATGATCATGTACGTCCTGATCGGCGGCATGAAGGGCACCACCTGGGTTCAGATCATCAAAGCCATTTTGCTGATCGCCGGCGCGGGAGTCATGACAGCCATGGTGCTGGCCATCTACGGCTTCAATCTCTCAAGCCTGCTGGGCTCGGCAGCCGAAGCGGCCAACAACCCGGCAATCCTCAACCCGGGCCTGCAATACGGCAAGACTGAAACATCCAAGCTCGACTTCATGTCCCTCGGCCTTGCTTTGGTCCTGGGAACCGCTGCGCTGCCTCACGTCCTCATGCGCTTCTACACTGTCCCCACAGCCAAGGAAGCCCGCAAGTCCGTTGTGTGGGCCATCTGGTTGATTGGCCTGTTCTACCTCTTCACCCTGGTGCTTGGCTACGGTGCAGCAGCACTGGTGGGCGCCGAAACCATCAAATCCGCGCCGGGCGGCGTCAACTCCGCTGCGCCTCTGCTGGCCTTCCACTTGGGAGGTCCGCTCCTCCTGGGCTTTATCTCGGCAGTCGCCTTTGCCACCATCCTGGCCGTGGTGGCCGGCCTGACCATCACTGCGGCAGCCTCCTTCGCCCACGACATCTATGCCAATGTCATCGCCAAGGGAAAAGCCGATGCAGTCACCGAAGTGAAGGTAGCTCGGCGTACGGTACTGGTGATCGGAGTCCTGGCCATCCTTGGCGGCATCTTCGCCAACGGCCAGAACGTAGCGTTCCTGGTGGCGCTGGCTTTCGCAGTAGCAGCATCAGCAAACCTGCCCACCATCGTCTACTCCTTGTTCTGGAAGAAGTTCACCACCCAGGGCGCAGTATGGAGCATGTACGGCGGCCTTGCTGCGGCCATCTTGCTCATCACGTTCTCACCGGTAGTTTCAGGGGCCAAGACTTCCATGATCCCGGGGGTGAACTTCGCCTTCTTCCCGCTGAGCAACCCGGGCATTGTATCCATCCCGCTGGCCTTCTTCCTCGGCTGGCTCGGAACAGTGCTGGACAAGCGGCGCGAAGACCCGGCCAAGCAAGCCGAAATGGAAGTGCGCTCGCTGACTGGAGTTGGTGCTGAGAAGGCAGTAGACCACTAACTGCGCTACCACCATGCCATCCACAATGGGCTCCTCCTGCGAATAGTCGCAGGAGGAGCCCTTTGTGGTGGACGCCCTGCCTTCACTTCTTCAGGCTCAACCATTCCTTTAGCTGTTCCAACGGCCAGGTGGTGACAATGCGCTCCTTGGGTACACCGAGGGCTTCGGCGCGCTCTGCACCGTACTGGAGGAAATCGAGTTGCCCGGGAGCGTGGGCGTCGCTGTCGATGCTGAACAGGCATCCGGCGTCGAGGGCCATCTTGATGAGGTTATCCGGCGGGTCCTGACGCTCGGGCCTGGAGTTTATTTCCACCGCGACACCCCACTCCGCGCACTCCTTGAATACTTTGGCGGCATCGAACTCGGACTCGGGCCGGGTACCACGGGAACCCTGCACCAGGCGCCCCGTGCAATGTCCCAGGACGTTGGTATGCGGGTCGCGGATGCCACCAAGCATCCGTGTGGTCATGGTTTTCTTGTCAGATCGAAGCTTTGAGTGAACGCTGGCCACCACAACGTCCAGGCGATCCAGCATGGCCGGTGTCTGGTCAAGGGTTCCGTCTTCGAGGATGTCCACTTCGATTCCCTTGAGCAAACGGAACCCGTCCTGTGCGGCATTGATACCGTCCACCACATCAAGTTGCTGCTCAAGCCGTTCGACGCTGAGGCCATTGGCGATGGTGAGGTTGGGAGAGTGGTCTGTCAGGGCAACATACTCCCGGCCGAGGGTGCGGGCGGCGGCAACCATGGCTTCAATGGGGGAGCCGCCGTCGGACCAATTGCTGTGGCTGTGCAGATCCCCGCGCAACGCTGCCCGCAGGGCGTCGCCTCCAGAGGCCAGTGATTTGGTGCCCCGCTCGCGAAGGTCAGCCAAATACTCGGGAACGCGGCCTTCCAAAGCCTGGGTGATGACCTCGGCACTGCGGTTGCCCACACCCTTGAGGCTGGTGATCCGACCTGAAGCCACCAGTTTCTTCAAGTCCTCAGCGGGAAGTTTCCGCGCGGCGTCGGCTGCTTTCCGGAACGCCTGGACTTTGAAAGTGGGGGATTGGCTTCTTTCGAGCCAAAAAGAAATTTCGTCGAGCGCCTCAAGAGGATCCATGGCTCCATGATCCACGAACAAGGCGCACCATCAACAGTGGGCATTGTTGATGGTGCGCCGGTCCGGACCCCGCCAGCTAGTGGTGGCGACCCGGGTCCAGGGCGGGATTGGAGCCCTGGCCGGTTTCTCCGTGCGGTGCCTGGCCGTGTTCACCGTGCGGGAGGGCATGCTGTCCTGCCATGGAGGCCGCCAGGCCGGGGGTTGCAACTGTTGCAACAACGACGGCGGCTCCGAACGCGGCTGCCAGAAGCCGCCCGGTCCTTGGCTGGCCGTGGGCGCCGCCGTCGTTGGTCTTGTAGTGCCGCCTTAGCCATCCGGCCCCGGCAACTGCCATGAGCGTCAGGCCAAGAGCGGCAAAGTGGCTCACATTCAAGGAGCGCTGGGTGCTGACCCCGGCCACCGTCACCGCAAGGTGTGCAGCGGCAGTCAGGGCCAGGACAGGAAGTGCGTATCTGGTGAAGACCAGGGTGTTGCGGTGCAGCCCCCACAGCGACCAGGCCAAGAACGCCAGGCCGCCTGCGAGGGTTGCCACGCCGGCCAACACCAGGAGGGGAGTCACCGCTGCAGTTCCAGTGAGATATCCGGCGGCAAGGGAAAGCTCCACCATCCCGGCGGCCATTGCCGCGAAGTACACGAACATAAGGGTCGCTGCGCTGAGTGTGGGGTGATTTTTGCTTTCCATGGCTCTTGCCGTCCTCTCGCTATGGGTCAGGTCAAGCGCTGATCAGGCGTGAGCGGAAGCGACGGTTGCTTTGTCCTGGGACAGTGCGACACCAAGAAGAACCACGGCGCTGGCAAGGTGCAGGACGTTATCCGCGCCGTTGAGCGCAATGATGTTCAGCGAGGAACCCACCAGGAAGAGACCAAGGATACCCACCAGGAGGTAGACGCCACCCACAGCAGTGTTCACGGACTTGGACAACCGGACGCTGTTCATGCCGGAGTAGAGCAGAGCGGCGCCGATGGCCAAGTGGATGATGTTGTGAAGCGGGTTCACGGCAAAGATGATCAGGTTGGCGCCCTCGGTGGCAAAGAAGCCAATACCCGAGGTGACAAAGAATCCGAGCACGCCTACCAAGAGGTATACGGCTCCGAAGATGGTGGCGATCAGGCGATTGGGCGATGTACGCATGGTCCGAACCTTCCGGTGATGGCCGGAAATCCGGCCGTCCTGCTGAGCCCCGGCTGGGGCTCTCAAGCAGTGATTCGGACCATTCGTGCAGGTGGATGGGTTTTGGATCGGATTATTTTCCGCGCTCCTACGGGCGGAGGCGGATACTGCTCATCTTGAGGTCGTCAGTTCCTTCAAAGATGTACTGGAGGTCAATGGTCTTGCCTTCGCATTGCAACGTGCCTGCGAGGCTGGCCTTGTTGTTTCCGTTGTCCGAGTTCACGTTCACTGAGTTGTAGTTGGGTTTGCAGGAGCTGTCCAGGTTCAGGCTGGCGATGCCCTCCAGAAACGACTCCTTGTCCAGCTCATCCTTTAGCGGCTGGCTCAAATAGTTGTCGTAGGCCTGCTCGGTTTGGCCGGAGACCACAAGGTTGGTGAATTCGTCCGCCAGGGACCGTGCTTTGGACGTCGCGTTCCCCACCAGGTTCACCAGCAGCAGCACGCCCACTACGGCCAGCACAATCACACCTGCCACTACGCCCAGGATGATCCACAGCAGTTTCCGGCTCTTCTTGCGTGGCTGCTGGCCGTACGGTCCGGATTGGTACTGCCCGGGCTGCTGGTAGGGGCCGGGCTGATTTTGGCCCTGCGCGTATGCATTAGATCCCTGGGGGTAGGGGTTTTGGGTGTAAGGCTCCGTGCCGGGTGCCGCATACTGCGGGCTGCCTTGGGAAGAAGCGGACGACGGCGGCTGTTGCCACTGCGGTGAGGCTCCGGTCTGCGGGGGGTACCCGGGCCCGGGTGGGATCGGCGGCGGGTTCTGGCCCGGGTGGTTCGACTGAGCCGGGTAGTTCGGATCGGGCTGGTTGGGTTGTTGCGGGTTGCTCACGGTAGTGCCCCTTTCGGTACCCTCATGCAGCTTCGGCAGCGCCACCACATGGCCGGGGATCCTCTGGCCGGCCCCCGATGCGTCCACTTGCATCAAATCCTATGCGGGTGCGCCGGGCAAGTACTGCAACCCCCCGTTCCTGCAGGTGAAGTGCCACTTTCACCGGCTGGAGGTCACTGGCTGAACGTCATTGGCTGGAGCGTCAGTCGCTGAACGTCACTGGCTCGAGCGTCTTCCCAGCAACGGTTGCACCCTGTACGGGATCATTTCCCGCATGGCCAGCGCCGTATCAGTGCGTTCCACTCCGTCGCAGCCGAGGATCTTTCCGTTGATGCGGTAAAGGTCCTCAGCGTCCAAGGCAACCACGCGCAGGAGCAGGTCGGCCGAGCCCGTGAGCCCGAACCCTTCAAGGATTTCCGGGATACCAGCGAGGTCCTCGGACAGGGAGGCCAGTTTTTGCTGCTGCACGTGGACTGTAATGAAGGCCGTTAACGGGTACCCCAACGCCACGGGATTGATGCGCCGTTCAAAGGAGAGAAATGCGTTTTTCTTCTCCAGTTGGGCCATTCGGGCTTGGACGGTATTTCTGGACAAGCCCAGTGTCTGGGCCAAGGCAACCACGGTCCCTCGCGGATCGTTGGCCATGGCAGACAAGAGCCGGGTATCGGTGCCATCCAAGGGTTGCATAATGCGCAAGATTAGCACGGTCCAACGTGCCGAAACAGGGCAAAATGATCAACGTGCCAACGGGTAGTTGTACCCCATGCCACTTGTGAGTAGGGTCACAGTTAAGTCCGGCGAAGGTGCCGGATGGCCGGTCTGCGGCAGGACCACAAGTTCAGCCAGCGCCGACGAAAACGAGCCGGAAGGTTGCGATCACCTGTGTTGACGGATCAGGCGGGCAAGGGAGTGCATAGAGACACTCCGGGCCCTGGACATAGTGCACAAATTCCCCTGAGGACTGGCGGTGATCTGCTCCAGTTGGTCTCGCCGGAAGGTGAGCGGATCAGCCATCCCGAGTTTGATATCTGGGTCAAAGACATCGGCGATGAGCACCTGTGCTCCTTGTATGAGGACATGACAGTCATTCGCCGTATAGATGCGGAAGCTACGGCTCTCCAGCGTCAGGGAGAGCTTGCATTGTGGCCCCCGCTGCTGGGTCAGGAGGCGGCGCAGATTGGCTCAAGTCGCTCACTCAGGGATGACGACTTCGTCTTTCCCAGCTACCGCGAAAGCGGCGTGGCCTATGTTCGCGGCGCGCACCTCTCCGAAATTGCCCGGGTATGGCGGGGTAATGCCTCCTACGGATGGGATCCCCTGCGCATCAACCTCGCAACACCACAGATCATCATTGGATCCCAAAGCCTGCACGCCACTGGCTACGCCATGGGTGTCCAGTTGGATGGAGCCAACACGGCGGTCCTCGCCTACTTTGGCGATGGCGCCACAAGTGAAGGTGACGTCAACGAGGCCATGGTCTTCGCGGCGAGCTACCAGGCTCCGGTGGTGTTCTTCTGCCAGAACAACCATTGGGCAATATCCGAGCCCGTCCGGGTACAGTCGCACGTCCAGCTCGCGGACCGGCCCACAGGCTTTGGCATCCCGAGCATGCGCGTGGATGGAAATGATGTCCTGGCCGTCATGGCTGCTACGCGTGTGGCCTTGGACCGGGCCCGCAAGGGCGGGGGACCAACCTTCATTGAGGCTGTCACCTACCGCATGGGTCCGCACACCACGGCCGATGACCCCACGCGCTACCGCGACCCCATTGAGCTGGAGGACTGGGCGGCCAAGGACCCCATTCTGAGACTGCGCAAATTGCTCCAAGCCAAGGGCCTGCTGACTGACGACGTGGAAGCCCGGGTGAAGTCCAAGGCAGATGCTGTGGCCGCCGAACTTCGCTCCAGCTGCATCGATATGCCGGACCCGCAGCCGCTTGATGTTTTCAACCATGTGTACAGCACGCCCAACTCCTGGATTGAGCGCCAGAAGGACCACTACTCGCGCTATTTGAACAGCTTCGGCCAGCCTGTAGAGGAAGGTGCACTCTGATGTCCAAGCTCACTTTTGCCAGGGCCATCAATGCCGGGCTCCGGAAGTCCCTCGAAAACGATCCCAAAGTGGTCCTCATGGGAGAAGACATCGGCTCGCTCGGTGGCGTCTTTCGCGTCACGGATGGGCTTCAGAAAGACTTCGGCAAGCACAGAGTGATCGATTCTCCGCTGGCTGAGTCCGGGATCATCGGCACCGCTGTGGGCTTGGCCTACCGCGGCTACCGGCCGGTTTGCGAGATCCAGTTCGATGGCTTCATCTACCCGGCGTTCGATCAGATCGTCAGCCAAGTGGCCAAGATGCACTACCGCACCCAGGGGCGGGTCAAAATGCCCATCACCATTCGTGTGCCTTTTGGCGGCGGGATCGGATCTCCGGAGCATCACTCCGAATCACCGGAGGCATATTTCACGCACACTTCCGGCCTCCGGGTGGTGGCCGTTTCCAATCCGCAGGACGCCTACACCATGATCCAGCAGGCCATCGCCTCGGACGATCCCGTCCTTTACTTTGAGCCCAAGCGTCGTTATCACGACAAGGGAGATGTGGACGAAACCTTCAGCCTGTCCGAGGCCCTTCCTTTGGATAAAGCTGCCGTAGTGAGCGCCGGATCTGATGTCACGTTGATTGCTTACGGTCCTCTGGTCAAAACGGCCAGGGATGCTGCGATGGCCGCGGCAGATGAAGGTATTTCAGTTGAAGTGATCGACCTTCGCTCGCTGGCACCTGTGGACTACCCCGTAGTGGAGGCCTCTGTCCGTAAAACCGGTCGCCTGGTGATCACTCACGAAGCCGCTCAGTCAGGCGGTCTTGGCGCTGAGATTGCCGCCAGCATCACCGAACGGTGCTTCCACTACCTGGAATCCGCCCCGGTCCGCATCACTGGTTTTGACGTTCCCTATCCGTACTCGAAGCTCGAAATGCACCACCTGCCGGACCTGGACAGGATCCTCGACGGTGTGGATCGCGCCTTGGGCCGCCCCAATTCGTTGAGTGGACTGGAAGGATGACCGCCACCATGATCAAGGAATTCCGGCTGCCGGACCTTGGCGAAGGCCTGACCGAATCGGAAATTCTGAGTTGGAAGGTAGCGGTGGGGGACACCGTCACGCTCAACCAGGTCATCGCCGAGGTGGAGACTGCTAAAGCTGTTGTGGAGCTACCCTCTCCGTTCGCCGGAGTTGTGGCCGAACTTCACGAGCAACCCGGAACGGTAGTGGAAGTCGGCAAGCCAATTGTCTCGTTCGAGGTTGACGACGCCGGATCCTCCAATGGGGGCGGCACGCCGAATGGAGGTGGTGGGTCCGCCGTGGCAGCTTCCGCTGGCGCAGTCACCGCTGGCGCCGCCACCGCTGGTGACCGGTCCGCCGTCGAAACATCCGCCACGGTTTCTCCTTCGACGGCCGGCGCTGAAGCAGTGGGAGCCCCGGCCAAACGTGAGCCGAATCTGGTGGGGTACGGCGCCGTCGTCGAACACTCCGGACGCCCAACCCGGCGTGCCCGCGGGCAGGTTCAGGACGTGAAGTCCACATCCCCGGCGGCTCCGGCGGCCAGTGAGGCCGTGGTGACCACTCAGGCAGCGGCTGAGGCGTCCGAGCGGCCACGTTCCACCCCGCCGGTGCGCAAACTCGCCCGCGATCTTGGCGTCAATCTTGAACTGGTTCCGGGCACGGGACCGGGCGGGCTCATCACCCGCGAGGATGTTCAGAACTTCTCCGCGGAACCCGAAGCTCCAACGGAAGCTGGGGCTACTGCGGCACACGGTGATCGGGAAACGCGGACTCCCATCAAAGGTGTTCGAAAGTTCACGGCCGCCGCCATGGTCCAGAGCGCGTTCACGGCGCCGCACGTGACCGAATTCCTCACGGTGGACGTCACCGCAACCATGGAATTGCTGGCCAGGCTCAAGGGCAACAAGGCGTTCGAAGGCTATAAGCTGACGCCGCTGACCATTGCGGCCAAAGCGGTCCTGGTGGCGCTCCGGAACAACCCGTCGCTGAATTCGCGGTGGGAGGAATCCAGCCAGGAGATTGTCCAGTTCAACTACGTGAACCTGGGAATCGCCGCCGCCACGCCCCGCGGCCTGACAGTCCCGAATATCAAGGACGCGGACCGGCTGACATTGCGTGAGCTGTCCACCGCCCTGACTGAGCTCACGGAAACCGCCCGCGCAGGCAAAACATCGCCGTCGGAATTGTCCGGTGGCACCATCTCCATCACCAACATCGGCGTGTTTGGCATCGACGCCGGGACTCCCATCCTGAATCCGGGCGAAGCCGCCATTGTGGCCTTGGGCGCTGTGCGGAAGGCACCGTGGGTGGTCAACGATGAGTTGTCAGTGCGGCAGGTCATGTCGCTCAGCCTGTCCTTCGACCACCGCTTGGTGGATGGGGAACAAGGGTCCCGATTCCTCGCCGACCTCGGCGCCATCCTGGCCGACCCTGCCATGGTGATGACCATGATTTAGCGGCAGCTCGAGCTGCGCCGGCCCATCCCTTTACGAGTGCTTGCAGGAAACTGCAGCTAAGGGGTGGGCCGTCGCGCGTCAGCCCGGGGGAGCGTCAGCCAGTCTTAGTCCTCGGTTGGAGTGGTGCGATTGGAATGGACGTTTCGCCAGCTGTGTTCCGGTTCAAAACCCAGCAGCCGACGCGCTTTGTCGATGGACAGCATTGTTTCGTGTTCGCCCAGTTCTTTAAGAACCTCGACGCCGGGAAAGACTTCCGCGGCCAACCCGGCACTGCTGCGGCTCATCACGGTATCGGCGGCAGCGATGATGAAGGCCTCGAAACCAGGCTCACCATGTTCCAAGGCCCGCACTACAGCGAGAGCACCATCGCGCGCATCAATGTAGCCCCACAGATTCCATTTTCGGAGTGTCGCGTCGGAGTCGAAGGCCGGGAAGGAATCGTAGTCCTCCGGGTCCATGACGTTGGAGAACCGAAGCGCCGTGATACTCAGGTCCGGATCCCATCGGGTGAGCTGGATGGCCATCTGCTCCTCAAGATGCTTGACCAGCGAGTATGTGCTTTCAGGACGGGCCGGGTACTCCTCATCTACTGGAATGTAGGGAGGGTCGATCTCAAAAGGCAGGCCCAGGACGGTCTCGCTGGAGGCATAAACAACCTTCTTGATGCCAGCCCTTCGTGCTGCCTGAAACACGTTGTAGGTGGACACCATGTTGTTCTCGAAGATCGCGGCGTCGGGGGCCAGGCCCGGAGCAGGAATGGCGGCCAGATGAACAATCGCGTCCAAGCCGTGGTGCTGGTCGTCCAAGCCCAGAATGACATCCAGTACCTGCCCGTAATTGCGGAGGTCAACGCTGACGTAGCCTTTCCCGCGGGTGCCTGCGCGGTCAATGTTGAGCACCTGGTGGCCATCCTGCGTGAGCCGACGGACCACGCTCCGACCCAATTTCCCGCTTCCGCCAGTAACGGCAATCCTCATACTGTGCTCCTCCATAGTGGCTGGTCCCTGACCGTGCTGCTGGAGTTTCAGCCTAGGCGCCACAGCGGAAGAAAACAGCCTCTCAAGCTGGCCCTATGAGTCCTAGGAAGACAGGAACGTCCCAAGGCCTGGCGTGCCGTTAAGGAACCTTTGGTGAGCCTTGCTGTGCGGAATCGGTACTGGATTCGTTGGACAACTCAGGCCCGTGGTTTTATGACAGGCATGGTGAAGCGCTGGAGCGGGAATGTATGGCTGGGCTGGGCTCTTCTCCTGCTGTGCCTGACCCTGGTGTCAACCTTCCTCGCAGTGGTATCCGGGTTCGTCCATGACCCCAATGACAACCCAGGCTCGTACTACCACGACAAAATCCCGGAGCGGCAATGGGCGATGGCCCTGTCGATGCTCCTTCCAACAATGTCTGCGGCAGCGGCCGGTGTCTCCATCTTTGCCCGGCCGCGGGCTCTGACCAGGATCGCGGCCGGGGTGACCGTGCTGCTGCTCGCCATTGCAGCCTCCTGGTTTTGCTGGGCTGTGGGAATTGACACCATTGAGCACTTCGAGAGACTCGCTCGCTATGAGTAGCGTGGCTCGGCTCAATGCAAAAAACTGTGGCCTCTCGAATCGTTGGCACGCTGGTTCTTCACCGCGACAGTAGGCCTTTGACCTGAGGCTCTACACTGCGGTGGTTTCACACTGCTGTGGTTTCACACTGCTGTGGTTATACACTGCGGGCGTTCAAGGTGCTGCGTGTACCCCGCCGTCTGCTCACACCTCTTTTCGGACAGGCCGGTGCCTGCTCAATCCTCTTTTCGGACAGGCCGGTGTCTGCTCACACCTGTGTTGGGTGTGGCCGGTTTGGGGGGTGTGTTTATGTTCTTTGGGGTGTGTGGTGGTGGTTGCGTCGGGGTTTTTGGTTTGGGTCGATGTGGGGTGGGGGGATGAACCAGGGGACGCCGGTTTTCATGTCGATGCGCCATTGTTCTTTGTGGATGAGGTGGTGGTGGTGGCTGCAGAGGAGTGTGCCGTTGTCGGTGCCGGTGGTGCCGCCGTGTGACCAGTAGGTGGTGTGGTGGGCTTCGCACCAGGGTGCGGGCATGGTGCAGTCGGGAAAGGCGCAGCCACCGTCGCGGGCGGTGATGGCTTTGCGGATGTGGGGTGGGAAGATCCGGGTGGTCCGGCCGATGTCCAGGATTCGGGAGTCGCTGCCGAGCAGGACGGGGATGATGTCGGCGTCGCAGGCGATTTTCCGGATGGTGGCCGGGTGGATCGGGCCGGTGAACGTCGCCGACCCAGACCTCGACCTTGTCCCCGCCCCTATCCGAGTCCGGGTCACTGTCCCGGTACCGGTAGCGGCGTTCCCGGCGCCGGCGCCGGGAACGCCGCCACTGCCGTTGCCGTGGTTCGGGCTTGTTCCGGTGCGACTGTGTTGGTTGTGCCGGGTGTTGTCGTTGAGTTGGTTGAGGAGTTCTTGGTAGCCGATGGTGACGGTGAGTTGGGGTCGGAGTCCGCCGTTGGCGGGGAGTTTCCCGGTGGTCATCGCGACACTGCAGGCCCCGAGGAGGCCGTTGAGGTGTTTCTGGGGCCGGGTGCGCAGGTCCAGGACGGGTCCGCCTCCGGTGTCGGCGTCGGACTCGGTGTCGGTGTTGGTGGTGAGTCTGGGGTTGGTGGCGGTGTTCATGACGGTGGTGAGGGTTTCGTATTGTTCGTCGGTGGCGAAGATTTCGATGTGGTGCAGTCCGTAGCGGCGTCGGCGGCGCAGGAATGCTCCTTGGTGCTGGCGGACGGTTTCTTCGGAGGGTTCGGGGCCGTCGTGGTCGATGTGGTCGACCCAGCGTTTGGTCATTTTGGTGAGGAAGTCGGGGTCGGTCTCCACCGCAGTGGTGGTCAGGGCGTGTTCCATCCGGGTGATGGTTTCCTCGTCGGTGAGGTGCCGGACTTTGTCCAGGGCGGTGCTGATGATCGTCGCGGACCGGGAAGGCACCAACGCGGACCCGACAGCGGCGGCGAGGATTTCGCGGCGGGCCGGGATCTGTTGGCCGGTCATTCCGGTTTGGGGGAGGACGTCGGGGGCGAGGGAGAGCCGGCGCCGGGCTTCACCGATGCTGATCCGCAACCGTGCCCGAAGGAACTCCGCAGCACTCCGGTACCCGTCATCCACCACACTGCCCCTGGAGTCGTCACCACCCCTTGACCCGGCACCACCTGCGGATTGTGCCGCGCCACTCACGGAAAGTGCTGCATCAGTGGCGGGCGCCTCCACTACTGAGCCCAGTGCGCTGTTGGTTCCCGGAACTGTTGCGCCCGCGGCTGGTTCGGTCCAGCCCGTCCGCCATTCCGGTGCTGCTGACGAGGACCCCGGACCGGCTAGCTGTGCCTCTCTACGGGTCCGTTCCACAGCCTGGGCCGCGACCACCTGCAAATACTCCACCGACCGGGACATCTCCTCGACCCTGCCCGCGAAATCAGCAGCCTCAACAAACCCCAACAACCGCACCTCATCGGGG contains the following coding sequences:
- a CDS encoding DUF485 domain-containing protein yields the protein MGNDAQPQDATASVDFQEVQQTERFKTLRKRHRSFVFPMAVVFLLWYFAYVLLADYAVGFMSIKVWGNINVGLILGLLQFVTTFGITAWYVSYSNRKLDPIAAEIRNEIEGHEFDKDGNVNSGAAK
- a CDS encoding cation acetate symporter; protein product: MNTMVPTAVNVEALKDTTLLNMGIFALFVAVTMVIVFRASRNNKTAADYYAAGRSFTGSQNGTAIAGDYLSAASFLGITGAIAINGYDGFLYSIGFLVAWLVALLLVAELLRNTGKFTMADVLSFRLRQRPVRIAAALSTLAVCFFYLLAQMAGAGSLISLLLGISDWGGQALVIIVVGALMIMYVLIGGMKGTTWVQIIKAILLIAGAGVMTAMVLAIYGFNLSSLLGSAAEAANNPAILNPGLQYGKTETSKLDFMSLGLALVLGTAALPHVLMRFYTVPTAKEARKSVVWAIWLIGLFYLFTLVLGYGAAALVGAETIKSAPGGVNSAAPLLAFHLGGPLLLGFISAVAFATILAVVAGLTITAAASFAHDIYANVIAKGKADAVTEVKVARRTVLVIGVLAILGGIFANGQNVAFLVALAFAVAASANLPTIVYSLFWKKFTTQGAVWSMYGGLAAAILLITFSPVVSGAKTSMIPGVNFAFFPLSNPGIVSIPLAFFLGWLGTVLDKRREDPAKQAEMEVRSLTGVGAEKAVDH
- a CDS encoding PHP domain-containing protein, whose product is MDPLEALDEISFWLERSQSPTFKVQAFRKAADAARKLPAEDLKKLVASGRITSLKGVGNRSAEVITQALEGRVPEYLADLRERGTKSLASGGDALRAALRGDLHSHSNWSDGGSPIEAMVAAARTLGREYVALTDHSPNLTIANGLSVERLEQQLDVVDGINAAQDGFRLLKGIEVDILEDGTLDQTPAMLDRLDVVVASVHSKLRSDKKTMTTRMLGGIRDPHTNVLGHCTGRLVQGSRGTRPESEFDAAKVFKECAEWGVAVEINSRPERQDPPDNLIKMALDAGCLFSIDSDAHAPGQLDFLQYGAERAEALGVPKERIVTTWPLEQLKEWLSLKK
- a CDS encoding DUF4383 domain-containing protein, which gives rise to MRTSPNRLIATIFGAVYLLVGVLGFFVTSGIGFFATEGANLIIFAVNPLHNIIHLAIGAALLYSGMNSVRLSKSVNTAVGGVYLLVGILGLFLVGSSLNIIALNGADNVLHLASAVVLLGVALSQDKATVASAHA
- a CDS encoding Lrp/AsnC family transcriptional regulator; protein product: MQPLDGTDTRLLSAMANDPRGTVVALAQTLGLSRNTVQARMAQLEKKNAFLSFERRINPVALGYPLTAFITVHVQQQKLASLSEDLAGIPEILEGFGLTGSADLLLRVVALDAEDLYRINGKILGCDGVERTDTALAMREMIPYRVQPLLGRRSSQ
- the pdhA gene encoding pyruvate dehydrogenase (acetyl-transferring) E1 component subunit alpha — translated: MLTDQAGKGVHRDTPGPGHSAQIPLRTGGDLLQLVSPEGERISHPEFDIWVKDIGDEHLCSLYEDMTVIRRIDAEATALQRQGELALWPPLLGQEAAQIGSSRSLRDDDFVFPSYRESGVAYVRGAHLSEIARVWRGNASYGWDPLRINLATPQIIIGSQSLHATGYAMGVQLDGANTAVLAYFGDGATSEGDVNEAMVFAASYQAPVVFFCQNNHWAISEPVRVQSHVQLADRPTGFGIPSMRVDGNDVLAVMAATRVALDRARKGGGPTFIEAVTYRMGPHTTADDPTRYRDPIELEDWAAKDPILRLRKLLQAKGLLTDDVEARVKSKADAVAAELRSSCIDMPDPQPLDVFNHVYSTPNSWIERQKDHYSRYLNSFGQPVEEGAL
- a CDS encoding alpha-ketoacid dehydrogenase subunit beta, which produces MSKLTFARAINAGLRKSLENDPKVVLMGEDIGSLGGVFRVTDGLQKDFGKHRVIDSPLAESGIIGTAVGLAYRGYRPVCEIQFDGFIYPAFDQIVSQVAKMHYRTQGRVKMPITIRVPFGGGIGSPEHHSESPEAYFTHTSGLRVVAVSNPQDAYTMIQQAIASDDPVLYFEPKRRYHDKGDVDETFSLSEALPLDKAAVVSAGSDVTLIAYGPLVKTARDAAMAAADEGISVEVIDLRSLAPVDYPVVEASVRKTGRLVITHEAAQSGGLGAEIAASITERCFHYLESAPVRITGFDVPYPYSKLEMHHLPDLDRILDGVDRALGRPNSLSGLEG